AATGCGACCGAGCCCAAAGATCTACAGAATGTGAGAGTCGAGTACCTAGGAAAAAAAGGTCCTATCACCGAGGTGCTCCGTGGCATGGGGCAACTGCCAGCTGAGGAACGCCCTGTCATTGGTCAGCTTGCCAACGACATACGCAGTGATATTGAAGCTGCTTTACAGGAAAAGGAATCTGAACTGGCAGCCAAACAGTTAGAAGCACAACTAGCAGAGGAGAAGATCGATGTCACACTACCGGGTAGACCGGTAACGACAGGAGCGACACATCCTTTGTCGGCAGTGATAGATGACATTGAAAATATTTTTATGGGTCTCGGTTTTAAGATAGCCGAGGGACCAGAGGTTGAACAGGACTATTACAATTTTGAAGCTTTAAATTTACCAAAAAACCATCCGGCAAGAGATATGCAAGACTCCTTTTATATCACCGATGAGATTCTCTTACGTACACATACATCGCCCGTGCAGGTGCGTACCATGGAAGCGATGAAAGGAGAAGTGCCCGTTAAAATTATCTGTCCGGGTAAGGTGTTCAGGAGAGATGATGATGACGCAACGCATTCTCATCAATTCATGCAGATAGAAGGGCTTTATGTTGATCGCGGTGTTAGCATGAGCGATTTGAAGGGCATACTCCTGACTTTTGCTAAGGAAATGTTCGGTGAAGATCAACAGATCAGGTTACGACCAAGCTTTTTCCCATTCACAGAACCGAGTGCTGAAGTCGATATATCGTGTATCCTGTGTCACGGTGAAGGCTGTCGTGTATGTAAA
The genomic region above belongs to Caldalkalibacillus salinus and contains:
- the pheS gene encoding phenylalanine--tRNA ligase subunit alpha translates to MKDKLLALKEDALTKVDNATEPKDLQNVRVEYLGKKGPITEVLRGMGQLPAEERPVIGQLANDIRSDIEAALQEKESELAAKQLEAQLAEEKIDVTLPGRPVTTGATHPLSAVIDDIENIFMGLGFKIAEGPEVEQDYYNFEALNLPKNHPARDMQDSFYITDEILLRTHTSPVQVRTMEAMKGEVPVKIICPGKVFRRDDDDATHSHQFMQIEGLYVDRGVSMSDLKGILLTFAKEMFGEDQQIRLRPSFFPFTEPSAEVDISCILCHGEGCRVCKHTGWIEILGSGMVHPRVLEMAGYDPKEYSGFAFGMGVERIAMLKYGVDDIRHFYTNDQRFIKQFQRL